The Pseudomonadota bacterium genome includes a region encoding these proteins:
- a CDS encoding DUF4350 domain-containing protein, whose translation MDRLRTLLWVGAVLMLVALLVIPGFNENAEPERPTTDNTSELGLAALHRWLGTARISTHSQRVRFTSSSLAELSTPTGNLAIVHVPAVLLFEADEIAHLMNWIREGNTLLVASGHLESAPWIYDGFDLTRSLWRLTGLPLRPFITWNGDEEISPALNGEASDGDNTSATAGETMGEIRDSLEDALNVPGWLLVHGSAEAVDLASSPGQPFAAGLDGLRVPWDGDQWIPAFPNTSTKAGQGGAQEEEATPDANPLRLIDDDDASAGIEADLAACGGSLYELPTTGLVTRELRGRNGCREILTPGADTWQRLLAHADSEQPVMMQAPLGQGDVLVLLHPSLLANDVLHRFGNRRFAMRLIDTWLGDGGTVIFDDAHQGLNDILESSDLVSDWRLYASIGFVLLFWIGYLLANNGDWARALYRQAPAGMGQLELVRASAGFLDLRLRRDAVYEAILEPLSAQLARKWRLPIQSALKDGLVKERDRHPDLVATIVDRLSAMAAGRRVSYAALQHDIKALSEAIR comes from the coding sequence ATGGACCGCCTACGCACATTGCTCTGGGTCGGCGCAGTCCTCATGCTCGTCGCGCTACTCGTCATCCCGGGCTTCAACGAGAATGCTGAGCCCGAGCGGCCGACCACCGACAATACGAGCGAGCTCGGCCTGGCCGCATTGCATCGTTGGCTCGGTACCGCGCGGATCTCAACTCACTCCCAGCGTGTGCGGTTCACCTCGAGCAGTCTTGCGGAACTCTCCACGCCAACGGGAAATCTCGCGATCGTCCACGTGCCGGCCGTGCTGCTCTTCGAGGCGGATGAGATCGCTCACCTTATGAACTGGATACGTGAGGGAAATACCCTACTGGTGGCGAGCGGACACCTGGAGTCGGCGCCATGGATTTACGATGGATTCGACCTCACTCGGTCACTCTGGCGCCTAACCGGCCTGCCTCTGCGGCCCTTCATCACATGGAACGGTGACGAGGAGATCTCGCCAGCCCTCAACGGGGAAGCATCAGATGGCGATAACACCTCGGCGACAGCCGGCGAGACGATGGGCGAGATACGCGACTCGCTCGAGGATGCCCTGAACGTCCCGGGGTGGCTCCTAGTGCATGGTTCTGCAGAGGCAGTGGATCTTGCCAGCTCACCTGGTCAACCGTTTGCCGCCGGATTGGATGGCTTGCGCGTGCCCTGGGACGGCGACCAGTGGATACCAGCCTTCCCCAATACCTCAACCAAGGCAGGACAAGGTGGCGCGCAGGAAGAAGAAGCCACTCCTGACGCCAACCCCCTTCGCCTCATCGATGATGATGATGCTAGCGCCGGTATCGAGGCCGACCTCGCCGCGTGCGGCGGCTCCCTCTACGAGCTGCCGACCACCGGTCTCGTGACGCGGGAACTACGCGGTCGCAACGGCTGTCGCGAAATCCTCACCCCAGGGGCGGACACGTGGCAGCGCTTACTGGCTCACGCAGACTCGGAACAACCCGTCATGATGCAGGCTCCCCTAGGTCAGGGCGATGTGCTCGTGCTCCTGCATCCTTCCCTGCTGGCGAACGATGTGCTCCACCGCTTCGGCAATCGGCGCTTCGCTATGCGCCTGATCGATACCTGGCTCGGTGACGGCGGTACGGTGATCTTCGACGATGCGCACCAGGGCCTAAACGACATCCTGGAATCGTCGGATCTCGTTTCCGACTGGCGGCTGTACGCGAGCATAGGCTTCGTGCTGTTGTTCTGGATAGGATACCTGTTGGCGAACAATGGCGATTGGGCGCGAGCGCTCTACCGCCAAGCGCCCGCTGGCATGGGCCAGCTCGAACTGGTACGCGCGAGTGCCGGCTTTCTCGATCTGCGCCTACGCCGCGACGCCGTTTACGAAGCCATTCTCGAGCCCCTTAGCGCGCAGCTGGCGCGCAAGTGGCGCCTCCCTATCCAAAGCGCCCTCAAGGACGGCTTAGTCAAAGAGCGCGATAGGCACCCAGATCTGGTCGCGACGATCGTCGATCGCCTCTCCGCGATGGCGGCGGGACGTCGGGTCTCCTACGCCGCCCTTCAACATGACATCAAAGCACTCAGCGAAGCGATTCGCTGA